In Leptospira ellinghausenii, the following proteins share a genomic window:
- the lpdA gene encoding dihydrolipoyl dehydrogenase, with product MSNSNHFQVIVIGGGPGGYVAAIRAAQLGLQTCVVERDKLGGVCLNWGCIPTKALLESAHVLEHLREASKFGISADNIKADFEAIIKRSRSVADQMAKGVEFLMKKNKVTVVNGEASFANAKTITVKSTTGETSSLTADYFILAVGAKNKALPFLPFDSKRVLSAKEAMVEPKVIPNLAIIGAGAIGVEFADFYASMGSKVTIIEYQDHLLPNEDKEISGVLERSFKKRGIEQYLSYGVETATVSEKGVELTLLDRNSAKKEKLNFDKVIVGVGISPNTSNIGLDAIGVKLKNGFVEYVGNYRTTVDHIYAIGDCIPTPSLAHVASAEGIRAAEDISIRMGNPHHIQIQRLNYAYIPGCTYCHPEVASVGLSEDKAKAMGHEIKVGKFPFTASGRAQAQGDTTGMVKIVSDAKHGEILGAHIIGPGATELIAELTLGANMEITVRELANTIHAHPTLAEGIMEGAAAVLGEAINI from the coding sequence ATGTCCAATTCAAACCATTTCCAAGTGATCGTGATTGGAGGAGGGCCAGGTGGTTATGTCGCTGCCATCCGTGCTGCCCAACTCGGTTTACAAACATGTGTTGTCGAACGCGACAAACTCGGTGGAGTTTGTTTGAATTGGGGTTGTATTCCCACCAAAGCATTGTTAGAAAGTGCACATGTTTTAGAACATTTAAGAGAAGCATCTAAATTTGGCATCTCTGCAGACAATATCAAAGCCGATTTTGAGGCCATCATCAAACGCTCAAGGTCAGTGGCAGACCAAATGGCAAAAGGTGTTGAGTTTCTCATGAAAAAAAACAAGGTCACTGTGGTGAATGGGGAAGCTAGTTTTGCAAATGCTAAAACCATCACTGTGAAATCAACCACAGGCGAAACCTCATCCCTTACCGCAGATTATTTTATATTGGCAGTAGGTGCCAAAAACAAAGCCCTACCTTTTTTACCTTTTGACAGCAAACGAGTGTTATCTGCAAAAGAAGCCATGGTAGAACCAAAAGTCATTCCCAATTTAGCCATCATCGGTGCTGGTGCCATTGGTGTTGAATTTGCTGATTTTTATGCGAGTATGGGATCCAAAGTCACCATCATCGAATACCAAGACCACCTACTACCCAATGAGGACAAAGAAATCTCTGGGGTACTTGAACGTAGTTTTAAAAAACGAGGGATTGAACAGTATTTGAGTTATGGTGTGGAGACAGCAACTGTTTCTGAAAAAGGCGTTGAACTCACGTTACTTGATAGAAATTCCGCTAAAAAAGAGAAATTAAACTTTGATAAGGTGATTGTGGGAGTAGGGATCTCACCGAACACATCTAACATTGGCCTTGATGCCATTGGAGTGAAATTAAAAAATGGGTTTGTGGAATATGTTGGAAACTATAGAACCACAGTGGATCATATTTATGCAATCGGTGATTGTATTCCCACTCCATCCCTTGCCCATGTAGCAAGTGCGGAAGGGATTCGTGCTGCAGAAGATATCTCCATTCGTATGGGAAATCCTCACCACATCCAAATCCAACGATTGAATTATGCCTACATCCCTGGTTGTACGTATTGCCATCCAGAAGTGGCGAGTGTGGGTCTTAGCGAAGACAAAGCAAAAGCGATGGGCCACGAAATTAAGGTTGGTAAATTTCCGTTTACAGCGAGTGGACGTGCCCAAGCCCAAGGTGACACAACGGGGATGGTGAAAATTGTCTCCGATGCCAAACATGGTGAAATTTTAGGGGCACATATCATTGGACCAGGAGCAACGGAACTCATCGCAGAACTGACACTAGGTGCCAATATGGAAATTACCGTGAGAGAACTTGCCAATACCATCCATGCCCATCCTACCTTAGCTGAAGGGATTATGGAAGGTGCTGCGGCAGTGCTTGGTGAGGCAATTAATATATAA
- a CDS encoding chemotaxis protein CheX encodes MDPLIDEKFILTVSQVLPDHFHKTLLVFAEREAYGPSKNEGLCFENCTLVEFVGDINGKLYLALDGYTKLKLLPKIAKAFQIDPTSRAHSASIMMEFANQIAGKLITEMRLGRYEIDILPPENLNHKLVPISLEHFRQYILIFNLKDRRGDEYMGRLYLILLLEKFPTPQN; translated from the coding sequence ATGGATCCACTCATCGATGAAAAATTCATATTAACGGTTTCGCAAGTATTACCGGACCATTTTCACAAAACCTTACTTGTGTTTGCTGAAAGGGAAGCATATGGTCCTTCCAAAAACGAAGGACTTTGTTTTGAAAATTGTACACTTGTCGAATTTGTGGGAGACATCAATGGAAAACTCTATTTAGCACTCGATGGTTATACAAAACTCAAACTTTTACCAAAAATAGCGAAAGCCTTTCAAATTGATCCAACTTCGAGAGCCCACTCTGCATCCATCATGATGGAATTCGCCAATCAAATTGCAGGTAAATTGATTACAGAAATGCGACTTGGTCGTTACGAAATTGATATCTTACCACCAGAAAATTTAAACCACAAACTGGTTCCCATATCACTGGAACACTTTCGCCAATACATTCTCATCTTTAACTTAAAAGACCGACGTGGGGATGAATACATGGGAAGGTTGTATTTGATTTTATTGTTGGAAAAATTCCCTACTCCCCAAAACTAA
- a CDS encoding class I SAM-dependent DNA methyltransferase: MKLYSELAEYYFTIEEPGRKFSEEILFLRETFKRHKIYTVLDIGCGTGEHIKELQGMGFKPHGVDGSPRMLEIAKARFPHCSFELGKMENYIAKQPVDGVICLYGTFNYLVNDDLVQNFLRNCYKNLKQAGLLVLEIWNADPIHRIKRKPITTVSNVRQGTTSIRRNRGFRLTRADDIAIVEVNYVYNLNQKDLKDKHTMRVFHFPQVRNFLDENKFDILNVYSNYDGEKYIKTGARMLIVAKKRS, from the coding sequence ATGAAACTCTATTCCGAATTAGCAGAATACTATTTTACCATCGAAGAACCTGGCCGAAAATTTTCGGAAGAAATCCTTTTCTTAAGAGAAACATTCAAGCGACATAAAATTTATACTGTCCTCGACATTGGGTGTGGGACAGGGGAACACATCAAAGAATTACAAGGGATGGGCTTCAAACCACATGGAGTCGACGGATCTCCCCGGATGCTCGAGATTGCAAAAGCAAGATTTCCACATTGTAGTTTTGAACTTGGAAAAATGGAAAACTACATCGCCAAACAACCAGTTGATGGAGTGATTTGTTTGTATGGAACGTTCAATTATTTAGTAAATGATGATTTGGTACAAAATTTCTTACGTAATTGTTATAAAAACTTAAAACAAGCTGGGTTACTTGTTTTGGAAATTTGGAATGCAGATCCCATCCACCGCATCAAACGAAAACCCATTACGACTGTGAGTAATGTAAGACAAGGGACCACATCCATACGAAGGAACCGCGGATTTCGGTTAACAAGAGCAGATGACATTGCCATCGTAGAAGTGAATTATGTTTATAATTTAAACCAAAAGGATTTAAAAGACAAACATACCATGCGAGTGTTTCATTTCCCACAAGTCAGGAATTTCTTAGACGAAAACAAATTTGATATCTTAAACGTGTATAGCAATTACGACGGAGAAAAGTACATCAAAACAGGCGCAAGGATGCTCATCGTCGCCAAAAAGAGGTCTTGA